The stretch of DNA AATTAATCATTTTGAAAAGGTTACTCCAATAATTCTACTTCCATAAAAGATATTTGGAGGGACTATTTAAAATGATTAATTTTGTTGCTACTTATAGAAGTTGTTGATCAATATGTGTGTAATAACTTCATGGTATGGAATGAACAAGTAGTAGTACAAAAATACATCTTAAATATTAGATGTTCTCTAAATTTAGAATGAAATTAATAAGAACAGCGCCCTTTTTATACCCTGTACTTAAGTAACGAAGCAAAACTAATGATTGTAAATTTAAGCCATCTTAATTTTTGTGAACTATTATTAAAAACAGATACTCCCAACCCCTTTAGGTATCTAAACTCTGGTAAGTCTAAAACTATGAATAAAATACAATCCCTACTTTTTATTTTTATAGCCTTGTTATTCTCTACAATGAGCTATGCGCAGGTGTTGCAAAATATGGTTAAAAACCCTAGCTTTGAGCAGTATAGGAAGGTGCCCTCAGACTTGGGAAATATAGAAACAATTGATTATTGGTCTTCTCCTACAGAGGCTAGTCCCGATTATTTTCATAGAAGGGCAGGAGGCAAAAATGTGGATATTCCTTATAATAAAATGGGGTACTGCAATGCTCGATCAGGGCATGCTTATACAGGAATTTATGCTTATGCGAGTCGTTATATAAAACGCAATTTTAGGGAGTATATTCAGTTAGAATTAAAACAACCCTTGTTGTTTGGCAATACTTACTGTGTAAAAGCACATGTGTTTCTTTCTCAATCGTCTAACCGTGCTGTTGGAGCCTTGGGAATGACGGCTTCCAAGATTAGAACGAACCAAAATCATGAGTTTGCGATTAGTGACAATAGAATGACTTATATGCTTCAAGAGGATCGTTCCCCCTTAGACGATAGAAAATGGGTAGAAATTTCTTGCCAATACAAAGCACAGGGAGGAGAGCGTTATATTGTAATCGGTAATTTTGACGACGATCGAAAAACTAAAGTTTCGGGAGCAATAGAAAATGATACGTTCAAAAATCCGCATGTAGATTTTGCCTATTATTATGTAGATGATGTTTGTGTAACCAATGCTAGTACTAATTTTAGTTGTGATTGTGGTTCTTTTGATTTGATCCGAACAAGGGGCGAAGAGCGCATTGTTTTGGATGTGAAAGTTCAGAAAAAAGAATATTATCTAGGACAGGTTGTGATTATGAAAAACCTTGATTTTGAACGAGGAAAGTCACTCATGTTGAGCGGTGCACAAGCTGCTATCAATGATTTGGTCGGTACACTGCGGCTCAATCCCAATTACCATATTGAGATTTCGGGGCATACAGATGATAAGGGCGACCCTCAAAAAAATCAAATTTTATCCAAAAAAAGAGCCGAAGCTGTTTACAATTATTTATTGTCTTCGGGGATTAAAAAAGAACGGTTAACTTTTAGAGGCTATGGGCAATCTCGCCCAATTGCTTTGAACAAAACTGTAGAAGGACGCCAAAAAAATGAGCGTATTCAATTTAGGATTACAAAAAAATAGCGTACATTTGTTACCAAAGAAGAACATAGTTTTTCTGAATACTATGTATTGATGATATTAAAATTTCGATCTTTAATCGATATAGCAAGATACTAAAATAAATATGAAAAAGACGGTTGATAAAAACGTACTAAACTCAATTAAGGAACAAGTCAAAGAATTAAAAGCTGCTTACCAAACAGAAAAAGAAGTTACTGCAGCAATGATTGAGCAGATGAAGGCAGTGAGAGAATTGTTCAAAGAACTAGAGCAACCTACTATTGTCAAATCTATTCGTTTGGCGTATGAACATATTACCAATCATGGTAACTTAGATAACTTGCCTTATTGGGAAACAGAAGAAATTGAATTGGACGAAGAAAATTCAAGTTTTGAATACTACTTAGGTTTGCTAACCAATCCTACTAATAAATACAATAGAGAAGAGATTAAGGAATTGAATATTTTGTTGAAAGAAATGGCAGATGCTTAATCCATAAAAAAAGATTTTAGGGTAAGAATCCCTAAACACTAAAACGAGTCACAAAATATTGATTTTGTGACTCGTTTTTTTTAACAGGTTATAATTCTTGAAGCAGTTGTTTTGCTTGTAGCGCATATTTTCCCCTTTCTGAAATGCGTAACAATTGTTCCAAAGCCATTTTACTATTGGAGCGATTGCCCTCTTGTAATTCAATTAAGGCTAAATACCAATAGGATTGTTGGGCATAAATACTTTTATTAAGCGTTAAAACCTGATTTAAATAACCTTTTGCAAGTGCATAGTTTTTTAGTTCTATATTGCTCATGGCTAAATGAAACAAAATGTTCTCATGGCTATTGTTTGGAGTATTAGCAATCTGAAGTGCTTGCTGTAATTGTTCAATAGCTACCTTATAATCTTTCTGAATGTAGGCATTTATCCCTGTTGTTAAATGGTCAGAAAGAGGGTGGGGAGTAGATCGCTCTAATTCATCAGAGATATACGTTTGATAGTGAGCCGCAAAAAGTTCTTGACTAGTTTTTTCGGCTTGATTGTACCACCAAGCAAAGGTTAAAATCAATAAAAAACTGGCTGCTGCAAGCCAATAATACCATTTTCGAGTGCTAGTGGTCGCACTTTTTTGATGCATCTTTGAAAAATCTTCTCCTATAGCAGATAATTTTTTTTCTAAATCAAAGGCCTGTTGATCGGATAGAAAAGCAGCCATTTCTTGATGCAAAGTCACTTCTTGCGCCAAAGCTGAATCTTTGGCTATTAATTGCTCAAACGCTTTTGTCTCCTCCTTTGTAAGTTGTTGGTTGAGGTAGCGTTCAATTTGTTCAAATTGTTGTTCTTCCGTCATAATATTTAATGAATTAGCGATTCAACTCTTTATAAAGAACGTCTTCTTTTACCAATTCTAATAATTTCTTTTGGCATTTGTATTTGCGTTTTTTTGCATATCCAGCACTTCCTAAGCCCAATTTTTGGGCAATTTCTTCCATGGTTTTTTTAGCAAAAAATAATTTCAAAATTTCTTGACACCCTTCTGATAAAAGGGAGAATTTTTTGAAAAAAAGCTGCTGTTTATTTCGTTCTTCTATCACTTCAATAATACTCAGATCTTCTTGAATAATGTCCTCCTCTACCAATAAAGGACGCAGATCTTTTTGTCGTTTTAGTTTTTGAAGCCAAAGGTTTTTGCATATTCCATAAAAATAGGTGTGCAAACTATACTTGAGCTCAAAATCGGGCGCTTTAGCCTTTTGATAAACGATCATAATTGCATCTTGAAATAGGTCCTTTGCGTCATCTACTGTCCCTTGGTTTCGAAGTACAAAGGAAACAATTCCACTAAAATACTGGGCATAAAACTGGCGTATAACGAAGGAATCTCCTGCCATAATACCATTAAGATAATGATCTGTTGTTGAAGTATTCAAATTGTTTGTCTCCAATAGCTGTTTGTTTTCTTGGCTTAAATAGGTTGCTCGAAAATAGAGAAAAAAAATAAAAATGCAAATTATTGAATATCATTAAATTATGAATAGCTGTTATTTTGTATGAAAAATAATTAAAATTTTGGGGTCACCTTTTGGGGGCTTTGTCAACCAATAAGCAAAACCACTAGTAAAGAGTTAATTAATCAATGTGCACAGCTTTTTACTAGGGGGATCTTTAAATCATTTTTATTAAAACAATTTATACTATGCCTACAAATATTAAAGGAATCTGGATGATTTTGCAAACAGCAACTGGCACAAACTCAGGAATAAAGGATAGCAACCATCTTGAGCTTCAGATCACAACGACGAACTCTGTTGTAAAATTGGAAACCAATAATGCTGCTAGTGGTGCTAATGGCCTTGTTCAATCACTGGTTAAAGCCCAAGCCACACAATTTTCTTGGAATGCACAAGGTGGTTATTGGCCAGCAGGAGCTTTGACCGTTGAGAATATTAGTTCTTGGAGCTTGGAATTAGTTGCTGCCAATAGCAATGCTTCTTATACGCCACGATGTATTTGGATTATTATGAGAGATGTTGATAACAATTATCATCTAGCGGTAGCAGATAGATCTTGGAACAAAAACAAACCTTTGCTCCCTGGGATTGCTCAAGTTATTGGCTAAATCAGATTGAATAAAAAGTAGCAGACGAAGTACACTGTGTAAAAACAGAATAACTTAACTGTATACTAAGAGCAAATTCTATAAATCAAAAAATAGAGTTTGCTCTTTTATCTCCGAATTGATTTTAATGGTCTCACGAATCTAATACGTCACAAACAGGGATATATAGCACTCGTAACAAGGGCGATACCTAGAACGTGGCTAATAATCCATGAAGAATTATTTTACTAAACACTGAAAATAACGATAGTAATTATGAAAAATATAAATATACATGCTGTTTTGGGGGTGATTTTTGTCTTACTGAATCTTCCTTTTTTAGCACAAGGGCAGAAAAAATGCACTAAATGTGATTCTACAGAAAAAAAGCCTGTCCGAATTCGGATTATTTCCTTTCAAGCAGGTGATCCTACTTTTAAAACAGCTTTACGGAATAAAGACAGCATTGCCGTCAATAAATTTGATGTCACTGCAATTTTATATGCTGTAAACAAAGAGGGGGCAGTTTTTGACACAGATACGGTCTATAATCATGTGGTTGGAAGGCTGAAGCCCAATGAAAAAGTAACGATTATGTCCTGTTTTGATTTTGAAGGGGAATATATTCCAGACTCTATTCGAGCAACCTTAATTCTTTACGATACAATAGACTGTTCCATCAATTTTGCGATAGAGGATGATACGGCAACGATTAACTTTGGATCCAGCGCCTCCTGTCCTCATAATAGTTTCCAGTCTAACAATATACCCTATTTAAAGTCGGGAGAGCCCCTATTTATTCCAGAGGATGGAGATATTGTTGTATTCGCATCGAGAGATGAAACCAATCCAAAAGTTTTTTTGGAGGCTATCTTAGATTCGACCACGACAGCAGATACAATGGTATTGGATACGATTAAATTAGTAAGTACTTTTAATTCTCTAAAAATGCAGGGTGCAAAATGGAAACTTCGCAAGGTAAAAGAAGGAGGAGATTCTATATTTTATCTACAACCATTGCTTCCTGATAATGATAATTATGTTTTAGGACTAAGTGACAGTACTTTTATTTTGGTAGATATAAATAGTGAAAATGCGAATGCTAAGTGGAATCTTCAATTTTTAGAAGCGACCAAAGATAGCAGTAATGTTCATCATCTGTATCTTAATGGAGCAGAAGAAGGACAAAAAAACTACCTTTATAAAAAAGAAAATAGTTGTGTTGGAATTACCACTAGCCTTTTAGAAAAAAAGACAAAATGGTATATTCATAAATTAACTGACTAAACAGTTGTTGCTGATTATTAATGTTTTTAGGAACAAAGGTGGTTTGAAAATAAAATACGATGAAAAGAATTTTACCCTTGGTTTGGTTATATTCATTGATCTTATTTCCTCACTTGGGAATTGGTCAATCTGCGGATCAATGGCCAGAATATTGGCTAGAGAAAGCAGATCAATTGGAGGAGCAAGAGCAATTGGATAGCGCCATCTATTGCCTAAAACAAGCAGCAAATTATGCAAGAAATAGTCAAAATATAGACTGTCTGACCAAGAGCCAATTAAAACAAGGCTCTTGTTTTTTATATCAAGAGAATTGGGATAGTGCCGTTTATTACTACAACCAATGTATTCATACCGCTCAAAAATTTGAAATAAAAAATTCGCTTATTTTAGCGAATGCACATTCCTTACAGGGAGTGGCTTATTATTATTTGGGGGATTTTAATCAAGCAATTGTACATGCTCAAAAATCATTAGATTATGATCTGATTAATGGAGTAGAACCGAGTAATTTGGCATTGAATTTAGAAAATCTTGCCAATATGTACCGAGAAAAATCTGCTTATGATAAAGCATTAGAATATTATCAGCAAGCAATGGCTATTTATAAAAAGGAGGGAGCATCTGCTAAAAAATTACTAGGGCTAACCTACTTAAATATAGGGGTTTGTTATAATCGGAAGCAACAAAATGAGAAGGCTTTAGCTTATTATAAGCGCTCAAAAGCACAGCTAGAACAGAATCCTAATCCATCCAAGAAACAATTGATTAGTCTGTACAACAGTTTTTCTATTGTCTATCGAGATTTGAATGCCTTGGATAAATCCATGAATTATGTTCAAAAAGCGTTAGCATTACAAAAAGAAACGCCTTATAAAAGAGCAAATACGCTGACTACCTTGGGCTATCTATATTTAAAAAAGAAGCTATACCCAAAAGCTAGAGAGGTCTTAATGGAGGCATTCGAAATACATCCTGATAAAAAACACCCCAATGTCGCCAAAATACAATTGACACTAGGGCAAAGTTGGGCAGGAGAGAATAAGAAAAAAAAAGCATTGGAGGCCTATCAAAAGGGAATGATGATTTTGGTACAGGGCTTTGAAAATACAGGAATGAATAACCCTGCTCTCCAAAATTATAATAGCTCTTCACGGAATCTACTTAAATTATTACATGCCAAAGCAAAGCTCCTAAGCCAAATGGGGGCAGATTATTGCGGGCTGTCCATCGAAACGTATCAGTTGGCATCTGACTTGATTTTTCAAATGCAAAAGAGTTATCCCAATGCCTCTACACAATTATTATTAGCAAAAACAACAACCCCATTGCATGAAGAAGGTTTTGAGGTTGCTTTTAATGCTTATCAAAAAGACAAAACAATAAAAAACTTAAATCAAGCACTTTTTTTTGCAGAGCGCACAAAATCAAAATTACTGTTAGATAATATTGCTACTAAAACGGCAAAAAAAATGGGAGGTGTACCAAAAGAACTTATCCAAGAAGAACAAAATTTGTATTTAAACTTAGCATTTTATAAAAAGAAATGGCTAGAAGCTGACCGTAAGCAACAAACGGAAAAAAAACAGCAGCTTCAACAGTATATTTTTGATTTAGATGCAAGGATAGCGCAACTTCAAAAGCGTTTAGCAAAAGAATATCCCAATTATTACGAAGATCAACAACAAGCTATTCCTACAGTAGAGGTGGTGCAAGATCAATTTTTGAAATCTAACAAGGAGGTGTTGATCGAATATTTTGTCAGTCATCAAGAAGTCTATGCTTTTGTGATTCATCCGTCATTTGCTAAGTTAGAACATATCGCTACGAAGACTAGCTTGGAGGTTTTTTTAAGTCGGTTTTGGGCTAGTTTATTGAACCCTCAAACGAAAATGCAAAATGAAGAAGATGCTTTTAAATATTATGTTATAAATGCTCAAATCTTATACGAAAAGCTATTAAAACCATTGATCCCTGAAAAGGTTCAAGAACTATACATTGTTCAGGATGAGCAATTAAGCTTTTTGCCAATGGCAGCATTGTTAAAATCGAATAGTCAAGAGGCTGGAATGAGCTATTTAGATTTGGATTATCTCGTACATCATTATCGATTTGGGTATAGTTATTCAGCCGCTTTATTGTTGCATAACCTCAGGCATAAATCAACGGATTATCAACAATCCTTTCTTGGGTTTGCTCCTTTCGAAACAGTAACCCCAAAAGATAGTTTTAATGCACTTCCTTATTCGCTTAATGAAATTGAAGAGGCGACCAATTTATTAGGGGGGAACAATT from Aureispira anguillae encodes:
- a CDS encoding OmpA family protein produces the protein MNKIQSLLFIFIALLFSTMSYAQVLQNMVKNPSFEQYRKVPSDLGNIETIDYWSSPTEASPDYFHRRAGGKNVDIPYNKMGYCNARSGHAYTGIYAYASRYIKRNFREYIQLELKQPLLFGNTYCVKAHVFLSQSSNRAVGALGMTASKIRTNQNHEFAISDNRMTYMLQEDRSPLDDRKWVEISCQYKAQGGERYIVIGNFDDDRKTKVSGAIENDTFKNPHVDFAYYYVDDVCVTNASTNFSCDCGSFDLIRTRGEERIVLDVKVQKKEYYLGQVVIMKNLDFERGKSLMLSGAQAAINDLVGTLRLNPNYHIEISGHTDDKGDPQKNQILSKKRAEAVYNYLLSSGIKKERLTFRGYGQSRPIALNKTVEGRQKNERIQFRITKK
- a CDS encoding tetratricopeptide repeat protein, with amino-acid sequence MTEEQQFEQIERYLNQQLTKEETKAFEQLIAKDSALAQEVTLHQEMAAFLSDQQAFDLEKKLSAIGEDFSKMHQKSATTSTRKWYYWLAAASFLLILTFAWWYNQAEKTSQELFAAHYQTYISDELERSTPHPLSDHLTTGINAYIQKDYKVAIEQLQQALQIANTPNNSHENILFHLAMSNIELKNYALAKGYLNQVLTLNKSIYAQQSYWYLALIELQEGNRSNSKMALEQLLRISERGKYALQAKQLLQEL
- a CDS encoding RNA polymerase sigma factor, producing the protein METNNLNTSTTDHYLNGIMAGDSFVIRQFYAQYFSGIVSFVLRNQGTVDDAKDLFQDAIMIVYQKAKAPDFELKYSLHTYFYGICKNLWLQKLKRQKDLRPLLVEEDIIQEDLSIIEVIEERNKQQLFFKKFSLLSEGCQEILKLFFAKKTMEEIAQKLGLGSAGYAKKRKYKCQKKLLELVKEDVLYKELNR
- a CDS encoding CHAT domain-containing protein, whose amino-acid sequence is MKRILPLVWLYSLILFPHLGIGQSADQWPEYWLEKADQLEEQEQLDSAIYCLKQAANYARNSQNIDCLTKSQLKQGSCFLYQENWDSAVYYYNQCIHTAQKFEIKNSLILANAHSLQGVAYYYLGDFNQAIVHAQKSLDYDLINGVEPSNLALNLENLANMYREKSAYDKALEYYQQAMAIYKKEGASAKKLLGLTYLNIGVCYNRKQQNEKALAYYKRSKAQLEQNPNPSKKQLISLYNSFSIVYRDLNALDKSMNYVQKALALQKETPYKRANTLTTLGYLYLKKKLYPKAREVLMEAFEIHPDKKHPNVAKIQLTLGQSWAGENKKKKALEAYQKGMMILVQGFENTGMNNPALQNYNSSSRNLLKLLHAKAKLLSQMGADYCGLSIETYQLASDLIFQMQKSYPNASTQLLLAKTTTPLHEEGFEVAFNAYQKDKTIKNLNQALFFAERTKSKLLLDNIATKTAKKMGGVPKELIQEEQNLYLNLAFYKKKWLEADRKQQTEKKQQLQQYIFDLDARIAQLQKRLAKEYPNYYEDQQQAIPTVEVVQDQFLKSNKEVLIEYFVSHQEVYAFVIHPSFAKLEHIATKTSLEVFLSRFWASLLNPQTKMQNEEDAFKYYVINAQILYEKLLKPLIPEKVQELYIVQDEQLSFLPMAALLKSNSQEAGMSYLDLDYLVHHYRFGYSYSAALLLHNLRHKSTDYQQSFLGFAPFETVTPKDSFNALPYSLNEIEEATNLLGGNNFIGDQATFGQFCQTANASILHIASHGHVNRRYPEYSYLAFRGDQHLYAFEIQNIEIEADLVVLSACETGIGQFASGEGTLSLARSFMYTGVSSVLMTLWKIRDRSSAVLMNYLYQYLAEHGTSKLEALREAQRKYLQVDADPRTAHPYFWAAHILLGSPDASMIRPLDHRWKYAGCCMVLLIGIGFWQWKKGRG